The following DNA comes from uncultured Methanobrevibacter sp..
CGAGAAAAATACGTTCATAAAAAACCATAAAAATGTAAATATTCGCTTTGGATTATCTTATCCAAATATCTATAAAACTGCAATGTCATCTTTGGGTTATAATATTTTATACAATCAAATCAATGAACGAGAAGACACATGGTGTGAGAGAATAATTTTTCCAAATGAAAAATCACTAGAATCAAACACCCCTGCAAAATATTTTGATATTTTAAGCTTTACACTGCAATTTGAAGAAGATTATGTGAATGTACTTGAAATCCTTAAAAAATCAGGCATCCCTTTAAAAAGAAAAGACCGTAAAAGCGAAGATCCGTTAATCATTGCTGGAGGACCATGCCCCACCGCAAATCCGATGCCATTATCTGATTACATTGATTTATTTATTATCGGAGAAGGGGAAAATATAATAAACCTGCTTTTAGATAAATTTAAAAGTTCAGGGAAAGATTTAAAGGATTATCTTGAAATGCCTGGAATATATATTCCAAAATACAACAACAAAACAAAAATATGTCTTGTTAATGATATGAATAATGCATATCATATCTGCCAGCCAGTAATAAGCAAAAGCAATGACGAAGACTACCAGACTGTTTTCAACAACACAATCATGCTGAATGTTTCAAGAGGCTGTACACGAGGCTGCAGATTTTGCATGGCAGGATATCTATACCGCCCAATGAGACAGGCCAATTATAAAAAATTAATTGATATCGCAATTGAAAATAGAAATAAAACTGGTTTAAACAAAATTACATTAATAGGAGCCGCCGTTTCTGATTATAGGGATTTGGAAAAACTGACAGAAGGTCTTGAAAAAGAAGGATTTCAGATTTCAACACCATCCCTTAGAATCGAATCAATTACAAGGTCCACTTTGGAAACCTTAAAAAGAAGCGGTTTAAAAACAATTACCTTGGCTCCGGAGTCTATTGATAAATTAAGAAAAGTAATCAACAAAGACATAACTGACGAAAAAATCTTTTCTGTAATAAAAAATGCTGTAGATTTGAATTTCAAGATTAAATTATATTTTCTAATAGGAATACCTAATGAAAGTATGGCAGACATTGAAGAATTGATTGAATATATGAAAAAAATAGCAAATATGCACACCAGCATAAAAAATGTGAAATTCAGTGTGAATCCAGTAATTCCAAAACCTCAAACTCCTCTGCAATGGGAAGAATATGACTACAAGGACATTAAAACTAAAACCCGATTAATAAAAAAAGAAATGAAAAAATACAACATTAAATGTGAAAGTCCAAAAAAAGGTTTGATTCAATATATATTATCTTGCGGAAACAGAGATGTTGGTGAGATTATTGAAAAGTCACTGACAAAAAAACCTACAATGAAAGACTGGAAGGAACTGACTCCGAAATATGATATTGAAGATGAACTTCCATGGACAATGATAGATGTTGGTGTAAGTGAGAGATTTTTAAAAACAGAACATAGAAGATTAAAAACATTAAAACAAACCCCATGGTGTGAAACATCAACATGCTACAATTGCGGGTCTTGTGAATAATTACTAGAAAAAAATATTTTTACTATAATATATTATATAATTTTAAGTGAGGTAACGTTATGATTAATCCAGCAAAAAGAACAAACTCAATTGAATTATCTGAAATTAGAAAACTATTCGAAGTAACAAATCCCGATGCAATAAACTTGGGAATTGGTGAACCTGACTTTGACGTTCCGGAAAACATCAAAGAAGCTATGAAAAAATCAATTGATGAAAATGAAACTCATTACACTTCAAATAAAGGAATAATTGAATTAAGAGAAGAAATTGTTAAAAAATTCAAGAAAGATAATGGAATCAAAACAAATCCTGAAAACATTATTGTGACTGTTGGAGCCAGTGAAGGATTGTTTATGTGTGCTCAGGCATTCATTGAAAAAGGAGATGAAGTAATACTTCCGAATCCTAGTTTTCTATCATATGAGGCATGTATTAATCTGGCTGGAGGAACTGTCGTTCCAGTAGACTGTAAAATGGAAAATGAATTCAAGTTAAAAGCAGATGATGTGGCTGAAAAGATTACAGAAAACACAAAAGCAATCATGTTGAATTCCCCTTCAAATCCAACAGGAGCAGTTATGGAAAAAGAAGATATCAAAGCACTGGCTGATTTATCAATGGATAAAGACATACTGATAATTTCTGATGAAATCTATGAAAAAATAATCTATAACAAAAAACATTATTCAGCTGGAAAATATAGTGATAACGTAATTACATTAAACGGCTTTTCAAAAACATATGCAATGACCGGACTTAGAATCGGTTATTTGAATGCAAACGAAACATATAATGAAGAATTATTAAAAATCCACCAATACAATAACGCATGTGCAAGCACAACATCACAAAGAGGAGCTTACGAAGCTTTAACTGGCCCTCAAAATGAAGTTGAAAGAATGATTAAAGAATTCCAAAGAAGAAGAGACTTGATTGTTTCTAGATTGAATCAAATGGGATACGAAACTGTCAATGCAGAAGGAGCATTCTATGTATTTCCTAAAATTGATGATGAAGATTTCGTAGCCAAAGCAGCAAACGCAGGAGTAATATCCGTTCCAGGCGTTGCATTTGGATCAAACGGAAAAGGTCACGTTAGAATGTCTTATGCAAATTCCTATGAAAATATTGAAAAGGCAATGAATATATTGGAAGAGCGTGTTGTTAATGGATGAAATGCGCCAAAAAGGCGGTAAAAAAGCAGTAACAATAGCGATAACTGCAAACTGCATAATGACTGTGCTAAATATTGCAGTGGGAATATTGTCCGGAAGTTATGCATTGGTATCCGAAGGAGGGCATACATTTTCTGATGTTGTCACTTCAATTATTGCTTATATCGGTTTTTATACAGGACAAAAGCCTGCAGATGCAGAACATCCCTTCGGACATGGCCGGGCAGAGGCAATTAGCGGACTCATTATAGTAATTTTTTTAGTAATTATAGCTTGGGAAATAATGCAAGGCGCATTTATGAAAATATTATACCCCTCAACAATAACCGTTCCGGACGCATATGCTGCAATAATGGCTGTTGTTGGAATACTAGTTAATTTAATGGTAAGCGAACGCATAATTAGAATAGGTAAAGAAATAAATAGCCCTGCGATTGTCGCTGATGGAAAACACCAACAAACCGATATTTATTCCTCAGTTGCAATATTGGCAGGAGTAGTTGTTTCAAATATGGGATTTCCAATACTGGATCCGATTGTCGGATTTATTATAGGCATTCTAATTTTAAAAACCGCAGGAGAAATCCTAATAGAAAATGTCAATAATATAATGGGAAAACTTCCATCAACCGAAATAATAGATGAAATTAAAAGCATTGCAGAAAGCACTCCCAATGTTTATAATGCACATAATATTAAAGTTGATTATATGGGAGCATACGCTACAGTAATTTTACATGTTGAACTTGATGGAAACATGAAATTAACTGATGCCCATAAGATATCCCATACCGTAGAAAACAAAATTGTCAATGAAATACCTGAAATAAAATATGCATCAGTTCATACCTGCCCAATAGGTCTGAAATATGAACATGAACAAGAATTAGATAAATAAACGCCGGGACCGGGATTTGAACCCGGGTGGTCGCATGACCATCGGATTAGCAGTCCGACGCCGTACCAGGCTGGGCCATCCCGACATGTAAAAAAACAGTATAATAAATTATATGTAATAACTTATTTATAAACTTAATTATTTTTATTAAATGGCATGTTCAAAAGTGGACCAATCTTAAAAATATAAGTGATCTAAAAACCCAACTCCACCCCGGGATTCTACAAGCATTGAATGTTAATAGTAAAGCTGCTCCCTTCCGGGCCTGACCCGTTCCTATACCTAAGATGACTGATTTTTACCCTCCAGTAAAAATTTCACCACCACCAATCCTGTAGGACGAGGTTTCTATGTTGTTTTTCTAGGCCTACATTCTCTTGAAAAGCCGCCTTTTGAACTTCGACTGCACCAAAGGGGGTGTGTGCTTACAGAGGACCCCTAACCCTCCAGTCTAGCCAGTAATAATATATAGCTTTAATAATATATAAAGGTTATCAAAAAATTAGTTACTAGAAACAAAAATTATTACTGAAAATTAAAATAATATGGGTAAAATTCAATTTCTAGAAAAAAATAAAATTATAGTAACTAACTAAAAAATGTTAAAAATAGAAAATAAAAAATAAAAATAAGTAAAATTAGAATACCTCTTGAATAATATCCCCATCAGAAATAATACCTATCAATTTTTCATCTTCAACAACAGGAAGTTGATTCAATATTCCTGAAGATGAAACACTGTCTTTCATGATTTTAATAGCTGTTTCAATAGTATCATCAGGAGATACAGTAACAACTGATGTTATCATGATTTCTTCAACACTAGTTCCCAATTCATACTTATCTAAAATTAAATTATGACCTACGTCAGTAGCAGTTATAATACCAATTAGCTTTTCATCCTCCACAACAGGAAGGGCACTAATCTTAAATTCCATTAACTTTTCAAATGCATAAACTACATCAATATCCTTAGTAGTTGTAATAACATCTGAAGTCATAATTTCCTTAACTTTCTTGCTCAACATTATCTACATCTCCGAATTTCTCTAATATATCATTAACCATAATGTCAATAGTCTGAGTGATATCAACATTATTAATTATACGAGAATCATGAATCTTAGCCTGTTCGACTAAAAATTTTTGAGTTTTTCTAATAGTATCAAAATTGTCCATATATCTTTCAAGTGACCTTTTAACCCAAGGCAGTCTGCATCTTGCATAAAACCTTTGCTTGTGGGATTCTTCATCATCTACTGTCAATGTAAATATTATAATATTATTGTTTTCAATCAGGTCTTTTCTGATAAAACCTGGAACAATATGAACACCCTCAATAATAGTACTGATTCCTTCCTTTACAGACCTCTCGATAATTGCTTCAATTCCTACATTAACAACATCAACATGACTGATGAATCCTTCAATTACGGAATCTATTCTAATGGAAGGAGTTCTGATACTTTCATATGCATCAAAACTGGATTTATGAATAACAGGACTTAAATCCTTTGAGACAATCTTACGCATTACCTCACGTATCATATCAGTACTGATAAGATTTTTTAATCTGAGTCTGTTTGCAAGTTCAAAAGCCATTGATGATGTTCCAACACCTGAAGCGCCGCCAATCAAAATAATTAAAGGTTTTTGAGATGTTCTAAGAGATCTCCAATTCTTATATTTGCTTGCAATCACAGAATCAATTTTTTCTAAATGATTTAAAACCACATCTGCCAGTTCATTACTTGAAATTTCAGTAACATCCTTATTAATTAAATCCATTTCAATATCACTGGCGATTTCATGAGCTCTTTGAAAACCAATATCTGCAACATTAATAGATCTAGACAAAATACCTTTGGAA
Coding sequences within:
- a CDS encoding 2-phosphoglycerate kinase, with amino-acid sequence MIWVTANVDGKNYKEPFSKGILSRSINVADIGFQRAHEIASDIEMDLINKDVTEISSNELADVVLNHLEKIDSVIASKYKNWRSLRTSQKPLIILIGGASGVGTSSMAFELANRLRLKNLISTDMIREVMRKIVSKDLSPVIHKSSFDAYESIRTPSIRIDSVIEGFISHVDVVNVGIEAIIERSVKEGISTIIEGVHIVPGFIRKDLIENNNIIIFTLTVDDEESHKQRFYARCRLPWVKRSLERYMDNFDTIRKTQKFLVEQAKIHDSRIINNVDITQTIDIMVNDILEKFGDVDNVEQES
- a CDS encoding cation diffusion facilitator family transporter, with product MDEMRQKGGKKAVTIAITANCIMTVLNIAVGILSGSYALVSEGGHTFSDVVTSIIAYIGFYTGQKPADAEHPFGHGRAEAISGLIIVIFLVIIAWEIMQGAFMKILYPSTITVPDAYAAIMAVVGILVNLMVSERIIRIGKEINSPAIVADGKHQQTDIYSSVAILAGVVVSNMGFPILDPIVGFIIGILILKTAGEILIENVNNIMGKLPSTEIIDEIKSIAESTPNVYNAHNIKVDYMGAYATVILHVELDGNMKLTDAHKISHTVENKIVNEIPEIKYASVHTCPIGLKYEHEQELDK
- a CDS encoding CBS domain-containing protein is translated as MMLSKKVKEIMTSDVITTTKDIDVVYAFEKLMEFKISALPVVEDEKLIGIITATDVGHNLILDKYELGTSVEEIMITSVVTVSPDDTIETAIKIMKDSVSSSGILNQLPVVEDEKLIGIISDGDIIQEVF
- a CDS encoding pyridoxal phosphate-dependent aminotransferase, whose translation is MINPAKRTNSIELSEIRKLFEVTNPDAINLGIGEPDFDVPENIKEAMKKSIDENETHYTSNKGIIELREEIVKKFKKDNGIKTNPENIIVTVGASEGLFMCAQAFIEKGDEVILPNPSFLSYEACINLAGGTVVPVDCKMENEFKLKADDVAEKITENTKAIMLNSPSNPTGAVMEKEDIKALADLSMDKDILIISDEIYEKIIYNKKHYSAGKYSDNVITLNGFSKTYAMTGLRIGYLNANETYNEELLKIHQYNNACASTTSQRGAYEALTGPQNEVERMIKEFQRRRDLIVSRLNQMGYETVNAEGAFYVFPKIDDEDFVAKAANAGVISVPGVAFGSNGKGHVRMSYANSYENIEKAMNILEERVVNG
- a CDS encoding radical SAM protein, yielding MIYEKNTFIKNHKNVNIRFGLSYPNIYKTAMSSLGYNILYNQINEREDTWCERIIFPNEKSLESNTPAKYFDILSFTLQFEEDYVNVLEILKKSGIPLKRKDRKSEDPLIIAGGPCPTANPMPLSDYIDLFIIGEGENIINLLLDKFKSSGKDLKDYLEMPGIYIPKYNNKTKICLVNDMNNAYHICQPVISKSNDEDYQTVFNNTIMLNVSRGCTRGCRFCMAGYLYRPMRQANYKKLIDIAIENRNKTGLNKITLIGAAVSDYRDLEKLTEGLEKEGFQISTPSLRIESITRSTLETLKRSGLKTITLAPESIDKLRKVINKDITDEKIFSVIKNAVDLNFKIKLYFLIGIPNESMADIEELIEYMKKIANMHTSIKNVKFSVNPVIPKPQTPLQWEEYDYKDIKTKTRLIKKEMKKYNIKCESPKKGLIQYILSCGNRDVGEIIEKSLTKKPTMKDWKELTPKYDIEDELPWTMIDVGVSERFLKTEHRRLKTLKQTPWCETSTCYNCGSCE